In Teredinibacter franksiae, the following are encoded in one genomic region:
- the nfuA gene encoding Fe-S biogenesis protein NfuA — translation MLNVTITPSGQTYLKELLDKQDCEGIGIRMFVSNPGTPQAETCIAYCRPGEINEEDHTLEMNGFTAYFEDRSVPFLDEAKVDYASDKMGGQLTIRAPNSKMPKINDDSPVEDKINYLLHNEVNPGLASHGGNVSLVEVTEEKFAILKFGGGCQGCSAVDVTLKQGVEKTLVEKIPELQGVRDVTDHTDKSQAYY, via the coding sequence ATGCTGAACGTAACAATTACGCCGTCTGGGCAAACCTACTTGAAAGAGTTATTAGATAAACAGGATTGTGAAGGTATTGGGATACGCATGTTCGTTTCTAACCCCGGTACGCCGCAAGCGGAAACCTGTATCGCCTATTGTCGGCCCGGCGAGATAAATGAGGAAGATCATACGCTTGAAATGAACGGTTTTACCGCATACTTCGAGGACCGCAGCGTACCGTTTTTGGATGAGGCCAAAGTAGACTATGCCTCAGACAAAATGGGAGGGCAGCTAACCATACGAGCGCCCAATTCCAAAATGCCTAAAATTAATGACGATAGCCCGGTTGAAGACAAAATTAATTACCTGCTCCACAACGAAGTAAACCCAGGCTTGGCTTCCCACGGCGGAAACGTGAGCCTTGTGGAGGTTACTGAAGAGAAGTTTGCGATATTAAAGTTTGGTGGCGGCTGCCAAGGCTGTAGTGCTGTGGACGTAACCTTAAAGCAAGGGGTTGAGAAAACACTGGTAGAGAAGATCCCTGAGCTACAAGGTGTAAGGGACGTTACCGATCACACGGATAAATCCCAAGCCTATTACTAA
- a CDS encoding multidrug transporter, producing MLYSGFVGLTILLSLVAIYFGLKFIGRGAWLLAWMRGCAGIGLLVLAGLLLLTSLDLLSYTQVLTSKTLGTISFERKDDQYFKGTLTLIVEGTETEYELYGDQWQIDARIITWTGMLQMMGAKPGYRLDRLSGRYYSLEDEHRKKRSAHQLSSSEYWVDIWSWLQSSGGMVPLIEANYGSATYLPMEDGAFYEIGLSANGLLAKPMNDVAENAIKRWR from the coding sequence ATGTTATATAGCGGCTTCGTCGGGCTAACCATTTTATTATCGTTGGTAGCTATTTATTTTGGGCTTAAATTCATTGGGCGGGGTGCTTGGCTGCTCGCTTGGATGCGCGGTTGCGCCGGTATTGGGCTCCTAGTATTGGCTGGCCTACTCCTGTTAACAAGCTTAGATTTACTGAGCTACACACAGGTGTTAACCAGTAAAACCCTCGGTACTATTAGTTTCGAGCGCAAAGACGACCAATACTTTAAGGGTACCCTGACGCTAATAGTTGAGGGTACAGAAACAGAATATGAACTTTATGGTGATCAGTGGCAAATTGATGCACGTATAATAACCTGGACCGGTATGCTACAAATGATGGGTGCCAAACCTGGCTACAGATTAGACAGATTAAGCGGTCGTTACTACTCGCTAGAAGATGAGCACAGAAAGAAGCGTAGCGCCCATCAGCTAAGCTCCAGTGAATATTGGGTGGACATATGGAGTTGGTTACAGTCCAGCGGTGGCATGGTGCCTCTAATAGAAGCTAACTACGGCAGCGCCACCTATTTACCCATGGAAGACGGGGCTTTCTACGAGATAGGGCTTAGTGCAAATGGCCTTTTAGCAAAACCCATGAACGATGTCGCCGAAAATGCAATAAAGCGTTGGCGTTAA
- a CDS encoding nitrite/sulfite reductase — MYVYDEHDHTIIRERVAQFKGQTQRFLAGELKEEEFLPLRLQNGLYVQRLAPMLRIAVPYGMLNSKQLRKLAHITRHYDKGYCHVTTRQNIQLNWPQLEEVPSILGELAEVEMHAVQTSGNCIRNVTTDQFAGVATDEYVDPRPYCEIIRQWSTFHPEFAFLPRKFKIAVSGTEQDRAAIRFHDIGLQLVVSESGATGFTVLVGGGLGRTPVIASVIREFLPEQDILTYLEAILRVYNKYGRRDNKYKARIKILVKAKGVEEFTRMVEEEWAPIRDSQTLLTDKEINRAKSFFTEPDYETADEVEATALLSSQAENNKAFSNWLSRNVTAHRVSGYRAVTLSLKPTGVAPGDITDAQLETIADLADNYSFGEVRATHEQNIVLADVPVGKLYNLWQSLKENGFATANIGTLSDIICCPGGDFCSLANAKSIPVAEAIQREFDDLDYLYDLGNLNLNISGCMNACGHHHIGDIGVLGVDKKGSEFYQVQLGGNAGTNASLGKVLGPSFSRAEMTAVIRKLVDVYVESRVEGEEFGETYNRVGIERFKERVYAKAN, encoded by the coding sequence ATGTACGTTTACGACGAACATGACCACACCATCATCCGCGAACGAGTAGCCCAATTTAAAGGTCAAACCCAGAGGTTTTTGGCTGGCGAATTAAAGGAAGAAGAATTTCTACCTTTGCGGCTTCAAAACGGTTTGTATGTGCAGCGCCTTGCACCCATGTTGCGCATTGCTGTGCCCTACGGCATGCTGAATTCGAAGCAGTTGCGCAAGCTCGCACACATTACTCGCCACTACGATAAAGGTTATTGCCATGTAACCACTCGTCAAAACATTCAGCTCAACTGGCCACAGCTCGAAGAGGTACCCTCTATCCTTGGAGAGCTAGCCGAAGTTGAAATGCATGCAGTGCAAACCAGCGGTAACTGTATTCGTAATGTAACCACCGACCAGTTTGCCGGTGTTGCCACCGATGAATACGTAGACCCAAGACCCTACTGCGAAATTATTCGTCAATGGTCGACCTTCCACCCAGAGTTTGCTTTTTTGCCCCGCAAATTCAAAATTGCCGTTTCTGGAACCGAACAAGATCGTGCTGCGATTCGATTTCACGATATAGGATTGCAGTTGGTGGTAAGCGAAAGTGGCGCCACTGGCTTTACCGTTCTTGTTGGTGGCGGCCTTGGGCGAACGCCTGTTATTGCCAGTGTCATTCGTGAGTTTTTGCCCGAACAGGATATCCTCACCTATCTCGAGGCGATACTTCGCGTATACAACAAATACGGTCGTCGAGATAACAAATACAAAGCGCGCATTAAAATTTTGGTGAAAGCTAAAGGTGTTGAAGAATTTACCCGCATGGTAGAAGAAGAGTGGGCCCCTATTCGTGACAGCCAAACGCTTCTTACCGACAAAGAGATTAATCGAGCAAAAAGTTTCTTTACAGAACCCGATTACGAAACGGCGGACGAAGTAGAAGCAACCGCCCTACTGTCTTCACAAGCTGAAAATAACAAAGCCTTTTCCAATTGGTTAAGCCGAAACGTAACCGCACATCGCGTATCGGGTTACCGAGCCGTAACGCTGTCGCTTAAACCGACCGGTGTTGCCCCCGGTGATATAACCGACGCACAGCTCGAAACCATTGCCGACCTTGCCGATAACTACTCCTTCGGAGAAGTGCGAGCAACCCACGAACAAAATATTGTGCTGGCGGATGTGCCTGTGGGTAAGCTCTACAATTTATGGCAATCACTGAAGGAAAATGGTTTTGCCACGGCTAATATTGGTACACTTTCCGATATAATTTGTTGTCCTGGTGGCGACTTCTGCTCCTTGGCTAACGCCAAATCTATCCCAGTTGCGGAAGCTATTCAGCGCGAGTTCGATGACCTTGACTACCTCTATGACCTGGGTAATTTAAACCTGAATATATCAGGCTGTATGAACGCCTGTGGCCATCATCACATCGGTGATATTGGTGTTTTAGGTGTAGATAAAAAAGGTTCAGAGTTCTATCAAGTCCAACTTGGCGGTAATGCTGGTACAAATGCATCCCTGGGCAAGGTACTCGGCCCTTCTTTTTCACGTGCAGAAATGACTGCCGTTATACGCAAGCTAGTCGATGTGTACGTTGAAAGCAGAGTCGAAGGTGAAGAGTTTGGGGAAACCTATAACAGAGTCGGAATTGAGAGATTTAAGGAGCGAGTTTATGCCAAAGCTAATTAA
- a CDS encoding DUF934 domain-containing protein, producing the protein MPKLIKEGELASNAWKFLSDSADCTEETLATHACIVPLADYKSQNRDGKNITFWVEGDEDASTFSDVLVGTDMVAIYFPVFTDGRGFSLARTLREQYEYQGDIRAIGNFIQDQMYYLSRCGFTSFEIPDTFSVESVKNSLSVFSEQYQAGVDEPQPLFRRRS; encoded by the coding sequence ATGCCAAAGCTAATTAAGGAAGGAGAACTTGCTTCCAACGCTTGGAAGTTTTTGTCAGATTCAGCTGACTGTACAGAAGAGACACTAGCCACGCACGCGTGCATTGTTCCATTGGCTGACTACAAATCCCAAAATAGAGATGGCAAAAATATCACTTTTTGGGTTGAGGGAGATGAGGACGCCAGTACTTTTAGTGATGTCTTGGTGGGCACAGATATGGTCGCCATCTACTTTCCTGTTTTTACCGATGGTCGCGGCTTTTCGTTAGCGCGAACGTTACGTGAACAATATGAGTATCAGGGTGATATCCGCGCTATAGGTAACTTCATTCAAGACCAAATGTATTACCTTTCTCGCTGTGGTTTCACCAGTTTTGAGATACCCGATACCTTCTCTGTCGAATCTGTTAAAAACAGTTTGTCGGTTTTTAGTGAGCAATATCAGGCGGGCGTGGATGAGCCTCAGCCGCTCTTTCGTCGGCGTAGCTAG
- a CDS encoding 3-deoxy-7-phosphoheptulonate synthase: MSNIQDLNVVSQEVLVTPAQLQEEQPLSAIALETVNTGRETVRNILDKKDPRLIVVVGPCSIHDPVAAIDYAKRLKKLADQVKDSLYIVMRVYFEKPRTTTGWKGLVNDPYMNDSFKIADGLHVGRKLLSDIAEIGLPTATEALDPISPQYLQDLISWSAIGARTTESQTHREMASGLSSAVGFKNGTDGGLTVAINALQSVSSAHRFLGINKHGSVSVITTRGNAYGHVVLRGGNSKPNYDSVSVAMCEKALTDAGVASNIMIDCSHANSNKNHELQPLVMENVSNQILEGNQSIIGVMIESNIGAGNQKIPANLDDLQYGVSVTDACIDWQTTEDMLLSTSEKLKTALSSRLS, encoded by the coding sequence ATGTCCAATATTCAAGACCTCAATGTCGTATCACAGGAAGTGCTCGTTACCCCTGCGCAACTGCAGGAAGAACAGCCACTCTCGGCAATTGCTTTAGAAACTGTGAACACTGGACGGGAGACCGTCCGCAATATCCTCGATAAAAAAGACCCCCGTCTAATTGTTGTCGTTGGCCCCTGCTCAATTCACGACCCAGTAGCGGCTATTGATTACGCTAAACGCCTGAAAAAACTAGCGGATCAGGTAAAGGATTCGCTCTATATTGTGATGCGTGTGTATTTTGAAAAGCCACGTACCACAACAGGCTGGAAAGGCTTAGTCAACGACCCTTATATGAACGACTCGTTCAAAATAGCCGATGGCCTGCATGTTGGGCGCAAGCTTCTGTCCGATATCGCTGAAATTGGCTTACCTACGGCAACTGAAGCGCTGGACCCGATCTCTCCTCAATATTTGCAAGACCTCATTAGCTGGTCTGCGATTGGGGCGCGCACAACAGAATCACAAACGCACCGTGAAATGGCCAGCGGTCTATCATCCGCGGTTGGCTTTAAAAATGGTACTGATGGAGGCTTAACCGTTGCTATTAACGCCTTACAATCGGTTTCCAGCGCCCATCGGTTTCTAGGTATTAATAAGCATGGCTCGGTTTCGGTGATTACCACGCGCGGTAATGCCTATGGGCATGTGGTACTTCGCGGTGGTAATAGTAAGCCAAACTACGATTCCGTTAGTGTTGCGATGTGTGAAAAAGCGCTTACGGATGCCGGTGTTGCCAGCAACATTATGATCGACTGCAGTCACGCGAACTCCAATAAAAACCATGAGTTACAACCACTGGTTATGGAAAATGTGAGCAATCAGATCCTGGAAGGTAATCAGTCCATTATTGGGGTGATGATTGAAAGTAATATCGGTGCCGGTAATCAAAAGATTCCTGCCAACCTAGACGACCTTCAGTACGGTGTTTCCGTAACGGATGCTTGCATTGATTGGCAAACTACCGAAGATATGCTGCTTAGCACCTCAGAAAAGCTTAAAACAGCGCTTTCCAGCCGCCTCTCCTAA
- the metH gene encoding methionine synthase, producing the protein MNPKQLKRAEQLRQSIQQRILILDGAMGTMIQRHKLQEPDYRGERFAQYHQDLTGNNDLLSLTQPHIIADIHRAYFAAGADIIETNTFNATRLSQSDYALEAIAYELNEVSARLARQVADEFTAANPDRPRWVAGVIGPTSRTASISPDVNDPSARNVTFEELVDNYMESTKGLIAGGSDIILIETIFDTLNAKAAVFAVKAVFDELGEQLPIMISGTITDASGRTLTGQTTEAFYNSLNHAEPLSIGLNCALGARELEPYLQELSRVSNCFVSAHPNAGLPNEFGEYDQTPEEMAAIVAGFVRNGYVNIIGGCCGTSPEHIEAIAKVVSGHAPRKIPEIQQACRLAGLEPFTITRESLFVNVGERCNVTGSARFKRLILEEKYAEALEVAQQQVHEGAQIIDINMDEGMLDAVAAITHFLNLIAGEPDIARVPIMVDSSKWDVIEAGLRCIQGKPVVNSISLKEGEAEFLERAKLCRRYGAAVIVMAFDEQGQADTAKRKIEICERSYNVLTQQAGFPPEDIIFDPNVFAVATGIEEHANYAVDFIEATQWIRKNLPGTGVSGGVSNVSFSFRGNNPVREAIHSVFLFHAIQAGMNMGIVNAGQLAIYDDLPAELKKIVEDVVLNKNENGTDALLAVAEKYRGDGTKVEHKEDLEWRQQPVTKRLEYALVKGISTYIDEDAEAARQEATRPLDVIEGALMDGMNVVGDLFGAGKMFLPQVVKSARVMKQAVSYLQPYIEEEKTAESRSNGKILMATVKGDVHDIGKNIVGVVLQCNNFEIIDLGVMVPYDKILQTAVKEKCDIIGLSGLITPSLDEMVTVAREMQAQNIDLPLLIGGATTSKAHTAVKIDPEFNLNQTIYVADASRAVGVASRLLSDTKKHDFIKEVSSEYEKVRVRRKNQKNKRKSLSYAQAIAHKFQIDWNAFNPVVPTFEGTKVLDNVPLEELVPYVDWTPFFISWDLSGKYPAILKDAVVGEAATELFKDAQEILQDIIQKQLLTAKAVFGFWKANSVDDDDLVLSSGDGSPLARLHHLRQQVDKTNGNGPYYSLADFVAPQDCGKQDYIGGFAVTVGLGADELANEFEKKGDDYNSIMVKALADRLAEAFAEKLHHDIRTQYWGYSTDEQLSNLDLISEAYQGVRPAPGYPACPDHSEKGTLFELLDAEAKIGIELTEHYAMFPAASVSGWYFANPEARYFNVGKIGRDQVEALSRRKGKKAEEIEKWLRPNLDY; encoded by the coding sequence ATGAATCCAAAGCAGCTAAAACGAGCCGAGCAACTTCGTCAATCCATTCAGCAGCGTATTCTTATACTTGACGGCGCTATGGGAACGATGATTCAACGGCACAAGCTTCAGGAGCCAGATTACCGAGGCGAACGCTTTGCCCAGTATCATCAGGATCTAACCGGTAATAATGATTTATTGAGCCTTACCCAACCGCATATTATTGCAGATATCCACCGCGCCTATTTTGCTGCGGGTGCCGATATCATAGAAACAAATACGTTTAACGCCACCCGGCTTTCCCAATCGGATTACGCCCTCGAAGCTATCGCTTATGAGTTGAACGAAGTTTCCGCCCGTCTAGCACGCCAGGTGGCCGATGAGTTTACTGCTGCAAACCCTGACCGCCCCCGCTGGGTCGCGGGTGTTATAGGCCCCACCAGCCGGACAGCCTCCATTTCTCCCGATGTTAACGACCCCAGTGCTCGTAACGTGACGTTTGAAGAATTGGTAGACAATTACATGGAGTCTACCAAAGGGCTGATTGCTGGCGGTTCCGATATTATTCTTATTGAAACCATATTCGATACCCTCAACGCTAAGGCTGCTGTGTTTGCGGTTAAAGCGGTGTTTGATGAGCTGGGTGAGCAATTGCCCATTATGATCTCGGGTACTATTACTGACGCATCTGGCCGTACGCTTACAGGACAAACAACAGAGGCATTTTACAATTCACTTAACCATGCCGAGCCTCTATCGATCGGCCTCAACTGTGCGCTGGGCGCTCGTGAGCTTGAGCCTTACCTGCAAGAGTTGTCTAGGGTGTCAAACTGTTTTGTCTCGGCACACCCCAATGCTGGTTTGCCAAATGAGTTTGGCGAATATGACCAAACCCCTGAAGAGATGGCAGCGATTGTTGCAGGTTTTGTACGCAATGGTTATGTGAATATTATTGGCGGTTGTTGCGGAACATCCCCTGAACATATAGAGGCTATTGCAAAAGTGGTGTCGGGCCATGCACCACGTAAAATCCCGGAAATACAGCAGGCCTGCCGTTTGGCGGGGCTGGAACCTTTCACTATTACCCGCGAGTCGTTATTCGTTAACGTGGGTGAGCGCTGCAATGTTACCGGCTCTGCACGATTTAAACGCCTAATTCTTGAAGAAAAATACGCCGAGGCACTCGAAGTAGCCCAACAGCAAGTGCATGAAGGCGCGCAGATAATCGATATAAACATGGATGAAGGTATGCTTGATGCCGTGGCGGCTATTACGCATTTCCTCAATCTCATTGCCGGCGAGCCCGACATCGCGCGCGTGCCGATTATGGTCGATTCATCTAAGTGGGATGTAATTGAAGCTGGCCTACGTTGTATTCAAGGCAAGCCAGTTGTTAACTCCATTAGCCTTAAGGAAGGCGAAGCCGAATTTCTCGAGCGGGCAAAGTTGTGCCGTCGGTACGGTGCGGCCGTAATTGTTATGGCTTTTGATGAGCAAGGCCAGGCTGATACGGCTAAACGTAAAATCGAAATTTGTGAGCGCTCTTACAATGTGTTGACCCAGCAGGCAGGCTTTCCCCCGGAAGATATTATTTTCGACCCGAACGTTTTTGCGGTCGCTACGGGGATTGAAGAGCACGCCAACTATGCGGTCGATTTTATTGAGGCCACTCAGTGGATACGCAAAAATCTGCCGGGCACAGGCGTGTCAGGTGGCGTCAGTAATGTGTCCTTTTCGTTTCGCGGGAACAACCCTGTCCGCGAAGCCATTCACTCCGTATTCTTGTTTCATGCTATTCAAGCGGGAATGAATATGGGAATCGTCAACGCTGGGCAACTCGCAATATATGACGACTTGCCAGCCGAACTTAAAAAAATAGTGGAAGACGTCGTTCTCAATAAAAACGAAAATGGCACCGACGCGCTGTTAGCCGTTGCTGAAAAGTACCGGGGAGACGGGACCAAAGTCGAACACAAAGAAGATTTAGAGTGGCGCCAGCAGCCGGTTACTAAAAGGCTTGAATATGCGCTGGTTAAAGGGATTTCCACTTATATTGACGAAGATGCTGAAGCCGCGCGTCAAGAAGCCACCCGCCCGCTCGATGTTATTGAAGGCGCGTTAATGGATGGTATGAATGTTGTCGGCGACTTATTCGGTGCAGGGAAAATGTTTTTGCCGCAAGTTGTAAAATCGGCTCGCGTTATGAAGCAAGCTGTCTCTTATTTACAGCCCTACATAGAGGAAGAAAAAACCGCAGAATCACGGTCAAACGGCAAAATATTAATGGCCACCGTTAAAGGCGATGTGCATGATATCGGTAAGAATATCGTGGGCGTGGTTTTGCAGTGCAATAACTTTGAGATTATAGATCTTGGCGTTATGGTGCCCTATGACAAGATTTTACAAACAGCGGTAAAAGAAAAGTGCGATATCATCGGCTTATCAGGGCTGATCACCCCTTCACTGGATGAAATGGTGACAGTAGCGCGTGAAATGCAAGCACAGAATATCGACCTGCCCTTACTTATTGGTGGCGCAACAACGTCGAAAGCCCACACGGCTGTTAAGATAGACCCCGAGTTTAACCTCAATCAGACCATTTACGTTGCTGACGCTTCCCGCGCGGTTGGCGTGGCAAGCCGCTTGCTGTCAGACACAAAAAAACACGACTTCATAAAGGAAGTGAGCAGCGAGTACGAAAAAGTACGTGTACGTAGAAAAAACCAAAAGAACAAGCGTAAATCACTCAGTTATGCCCAAGCGATTGCCCACAAATTCCAAATTGATTGGAATGCTTTCAATCCTGTAGTGCCAACCTTCGAGGGCACAAAAGTTTTAGACAATGTGCCTTTAGAGGAGCTTGTGCCATATGTAGATTGGACGCCCTTCTTTATCAGTTGGGATCTGTCCGGTAAATATCCAGCCATTCTAAAAGACGCTGTTGTAGGCGAAGCCGCTACAGAGCTGTTTAAAGACGCTCAGGAAATTTTGCAAGACATTATCCAAAAACAGCTTCTTACAGCGAAAGCAGTGTTTGGTTTTTGGAAAGCGAACAGTGTTGACGATGATGACCTCGTGCTATCTAGCGGCGATGGCAGCCCACTTGCTCGCCTTCACCACCTGCGCCAACAGGTCGATAAAACCAATGGCAATGGCCCCTATTATTCGCTGGCCGATTTTGTAGCTCCCCAGGATTGCGGTAAGCAAGATTACATAGGGGGCTTTGCGGTAACCGTTGGGCTTGGTGCTGATGAGTTAGCGAATGAATTCGAAAAGAAAGGCGATGATTACAACTCCATTATGGTTAAAGCGCTGGCCGACAGATTGGCGGAAGCATTTGCAGAAAAGTTACACCACGATATTCGAACGCAGTACTGGGGCTATTCAACGGATGAGCAGCTTTCCAATCTCGACCTTATTTCGGAAGCTTACCAGGGGGTTCGCCCAGCGCCCGGATACCCGGCCTGCCCAGATCACAGTGAAAAGGGTACGCTTTTCGAGCTGCTGGATGCCGAAGCTAAAATTGGAATTGAGTTAACCGAGCACTATGCTATGTTTCCCGCCGCCTCCGTCTCCGGCTGGTACTTTGCAAACCCAGAGGCACGTTACTTCAATGTGGGCAAAATTGGGCGTGATCAGGTAGAAGCTCTTTCCCGTAGAAAAGGCAAAAAAGCCGAAGAAATCGAGAAATGGCTACGACCCAACTTAGATTACTAA
- the sohB gene encoding protease SohB — translation MEFLADYGLFFAKTLTIVVALAVIITLIAASSLKGHGQSKGHIEVTKLNEKLDDIVEGIKSVVLPADELKLAEKARKKEEKEEKKKTKAKLKAAKKQLASSTENENEESNLTEEPVKRLFVTDFDGDIKASATEELRQVVTAILSLANQNDEVVVRLESQGGMVHSYGLASSQLRRITDKGIPLTVCVDKVAASGGYMMACVANKIMSAPFAIIGSIGVVAQLPNFHRLLKKNNIDYEMFTAGEYKRTITMFGENTEKGRKKFVEDLEDTHELFKDFIKDNREAVNVDDVATGEIWFGKRALDKNLIDGLQTSDQYLLEACDSSEVFEIKFVEKKSIAEKLGLNVEAALEGAFTKILQKLNTRIFN, via the coding sequence TTGGAATTCCTTGCAGACTACGGATTATTTTTTGCCAAAACATTAACGATCGTTGTGGCTTTGGCTGTCATCATTACACTAATTGCCGCTTCTAGCCTTAAAGGCCATGGCCAATCGAAGGGCCATATAGAAGTTACAAAATTAAATGAGAAACTCGACGATATTGTTGAGGGCATAAAATCAGTTGTACTTCCAGCAGACGAGTTAAAACTTGCCGAAAAAGCACGAAAAAAAGAAGAAAAAGAAGAAAAGAAAAAAACGAAGGCCAAATTAAAGGCCGCAAAAAAACAATTGGCATCAAGCACAGAAAATGAAAACGAAGAGTCCAACTTAACTGAAGAGCCTGTTAAACGTTTATTTGTAACCGACTTTGACGGTGACATAAAAGCCTCAGCTACTGAAGAATTACGTCAAGTTGTCACGGCTATTCTTTCTTTGGCCAATCAGAATGACGAAGTTGTGGTTCGCCTGGAAAGCCAAGGCGGTATGGTTCACAGCTACGGCCTGGCCTCCAGTCAACTTCGCCGAATCACAGATAAGGGTATTCCACTAACCGTTTGTGTCGATAAGGTAGCCGCAAGCGGCGGCTATATGATGGCGTGTGTGGCCAACAAGATAATGAGCGCGCCTTTCGCCATTATCGGTTCCATTGGCGTTGTTGCTCAACTACCTAATTTTCACCGATTACTGAAGAAAAACAACATTGATTATGAAATGTTTACGGCTGGCGAATATAAGCGAACCATAACAATGTTTGGAGAAAACACCGAAAAGGGCCGCAAAAAATTTGTAGAAGACCTAGAAGATACGCACGAGTTATTTAAAGACTTTATTAAAGACAACCGTGAAGCCGTTAACGTGGATGATGTTGCAACCGGAGAAATCTGGTTTGGCAAACGAGCGCTAGACAAAAACCTTATAGATGGCCTGCAAACATCTGATCAATATTTACTTGAGGCATGTGACAGCAGCGAAGTGTTCGAAATAAAATTCGTAGAGAAAAAAAGCATTGCCGAAAAGTTGGGCTTAAACGTTGAGGCTGCGCTAGAGGGTGCATTCACCAAAATACTGCAAAAACTTAACACCCGTATATTCAATTGA
- a CDS encoding cation:proton antiporter domain-containing protein produces MDSDIFSAFFAIFCGAAVLASFALYTRQPLIVAYIVLGVALGPFGFSVITEVSHIAEMAEVGIIFLLFLLGLDMQPKALISVLRSATHIALISSAAFALIGAGVGFAFGFSVTESLIIGMASMFSSTIIGIKLLPTTVLHHKHTGELMIGLLLLQDFIAIFCLLVLLSGDEGRVEVKQLVLALAALPLLVLGAFLFVKYVLLKLITRFDRFHEYIFLVAIGWCLGLAELAELCNLSAEIGAFIAGISLATSPIAQYIALNLKPLRDFFLVLFFFSLGAQLNIALLPQVLIAAVVYASLILVAKPVIFYGLLRQQSEKKSLAWDIGFRLGQISEFSLLIVFVAVSTNLIGEKASLLIQTAAIFSFVISSYIVIFNFPNPIAVSDKLRRD; encoded by the coding sequence ATGGACAGCGATATTTTCAGTGCGTTTTTTGCCATTTTTTGTGGCGCAGCGGTACTTGCATCATTTGCACTCTATACCCGACAACCGCTGATTGTTGCCTATATTGTCTTAGGTGTAGCGTTGGGTCCCTTTGGTTTTTCGGTTATAACTGAAGTGAGTCATATCGCTGAAATGGCCGAGGTAGGAATAATATTTCTTCTTTTCTTGCTCGGGCTGGATATGCAGCCTAAAGCCCTGATTTCGGTACTTAGAAGTGCCACTCATATTGCACTGATCAGCAGTGCCGCTTTTGCCCTAATCGGCGCTGGTGTGGGCTTCGCGTTCGGCTTTTCTGTAACTGAGTCGTTGATTATTGGTATGGCTTCCATGTTTTCCAGCACCATTATTGGGATCAAGTTACTACCAACCACTGTTCTTCATCACAAGCATACTGGCGAACTTATGATCGGCCTGCTTCTTCTGCAGGATTTTATTGCAATTTTCTGCCTCCTAGTGCTGTTAAGCGGTGATGAAGGTCGAGTAGAAGTTAAGCAGCTGGTGTTGGCCTTGGCTGCACTGCCATTACTCGTTTTAGGTGCGTTTCTGTTCGTTAAATATGTGCTATTAAAACTGATAACTCGCTTCGATCGGTTTCATGAATATATCTTTCTTGTTGCTATTGGTTGGTGCCTTGGGTTGGCTGAACTCGCTGAGCTATGTAACCTTTCGGCAGAAATTGGTGCCTTTATTGCCGGTATCTCGCTAGCGACGAGTCCTATTGCGCAATATATTGCCTTAAACCTTAAGCCTCTTCGAGACTTTTTTCTTGTGCTGTTTTTCTTTAGTTTAGGTGCGCAGCTCAATATTGCGTTGTTGCCGCAGGTGTTAATTGCTGCAGTTGTATATGCGAGCCTAATTTTGGTAGCGAAGCCCGTCATTTTTTATGGGTTGCTACGGCAGCAGAGCGAAAAGAAAAGCTTGGCATGGGATATTGGCTTCAGATTGGGCCAAATTAGTGAGTTTTCTTTGTTGATTGTTTTTGTAGCCGTATCTACCAACTTGATTGGCGAGAAAGCATCACTGCTTATTCAGACCGCGGCTATTTTTAGCTTCGTAATATCGAGCTATATCGTAATCTTTAACTTCCCCAACCCTATCGCAGTTTCCGATAAACTGCGGCGGGATTAG
- a CDS encoding DUF2970 domain-containing protein, with protein sequence MTNSIKPPQSPSFLQLLKTAAAAAFGVQSDKNRELDFSQSSVMPYILVGIVFTMIFVAVLVGIVSLVV encoded by the coding sequence ATGACCAACAGCATTAAACCGCCGCAATCACCCAGCTTTCTACAACTGCTTAAAACAGCCGCAGCTGCCGCTTTTGGTGTGCAAAGCGACAAAAACAGAGAGCTTGATTTCTCTCAGAGCAGCGTGATGCCCTATATTCTTGTTGGCATCGTTTTCACTATGATTTTTGTAGCGGTACTAGTGGGGATTGTTAGCCTCGTGGTTTAG